The genomic region GCCTGGTTCGTCGGCTACACGCCCACGCTCACCACCGCCGTGTGGATGGGGTTCCCCGAGGGCAACGTCCGCAAGATGGACAACGTGCGCGGCCGCAAGGTGAACGGCGGCTCGTTCCCGGCCGTGCTGTTCCGCCGCTTCATGTCGGAGGCCACCAAGGGCGTCGACGCCGGCGGCTTCCCGGCCGCCGAGCTGGGCCGGGGCAGGCCCGTCAAGCCACCCTCGGGCGTGCTGTTGCCGACGACTACCACGTCGTCGACCACGACGCCGCCCACCTCGGCGGTCCAGGCCGCGCCCCCGACGACGGACGTCGAGGCGTCCCCGCCCACCACGGCGGTGGCGGCCGCCAGGGTGCCGGACACGACGAGCACGACGGCGGGCCTGCTGGGGCTGGGCAGCGGCCGCCCCTAAGTAAAGTAGGCGGCTCCGCCCCCGCCGCCCGACCTGTGGCGGGAACGACCCGGATGCGAGTCGTTCCCGCGACAGGTTCGAGGCCCGCTCGGCGCCGGCCCGCTCACCCCTCGTCGAGGGCCACGTGGTCGGCCGTCGACCGGCATTCGAAGCACCACAGCTCCGGGCCACCGGGCACGTCGCCGGCGGTGGCGGCCGGCGCCCGGACGAGCACCAGGTCGTCGTCCTCCCCGGCGCACCGCTCGCAGACGCGCTCCACGCGCCGGACGATACCCGGCGTGCCACACTGGGGGTGCCGCCGGCAGCCTCCGCGCGCTGGACGGTCAAGGAGGTTCGCCATGCCGACACGACCGACCGCGGTCACCGTCCCCGCCGTGCGGGCCCGCAAGGGCGAGGCCGGCGCCTCGCCCCTGGTGATGGTGACGGCCTACGACGCACCGTCCGCCCGCATCGCCGACGAGGCGGGCGTCGACCTGATCCTGGTCGGCGACTCGGTCGCCATGGTCGTGCTCGGCTACGAGGACACCCTCCGGGTGACGGTCGACGACATGGAGCACCACACGGCGGCGGTGGCCCGTACCGGTCCCCGAGCCCTGGTGGTCGCCGACCTGCCGTGGCTCAGCTACCACGTCGGTGCCGAGGATGCCGTGCGCAACGCCGGCCGGCTGGTCCGGGCCGGCGCCGCGGCGGTGAAGCTGGAGGGCGGCCGCAAGCGGCTGCCCGTCGTCTCGGCCCTGGTCGACGCCGAGATCCCGGTCATGGGCCACCTCGGCCTCACGCCCCAGTCGGTGAACGCCACCGGCGGCTACCGGGTCCAGGGCAAGGACACCGGCGCCGCCGCCGCGCTGGTCGTCGACGCCCGGGCGCTGGCCGCCGCCGGCGTGTTCGCCATCGTGCTCGAAGGCGTCCCCGCTCCGGTGGCACGGCTGGTCACCGAGGCGGTGGAGGTGCCCACCATCGGCATCGGGGCCGGCCGGTGGTGCGACGGCCAGGTGCTGGTGTTCCACGACGTGGTCGGGCTGGAGGACCGGGTGCTGCCCCGGTTCGTGCGCCGGTACGCCTCGCTCAAGGCCGAAGGAGTGGCCGCCGTGTCGGCGTTCGCGGCCGACGTGCGGGCGGGCCGGTTCCCCGCCGACGCCGAGAGCTACCAGCTGGGGGAGGCGGCCGCCGCCGCCCTCGGTCTCGGCGGAGGTGCTAGCAAGACGGCGTGACCGCGCCG from Acidimicrobiales bacterium harbors:
- the panB gene encoding 3-methyl-2-oxobutanoate hydroxymethyltransferase; its protein translation is MPTRPTAVTVPAVRARKGEAGASPLVMVTAYDAPSARIADEAGVDLILVGDSVAMVVLGYEDTLRVTVDDMEHHTAAVARTGPRALVVADLPWLSYHVGAEDAVRNAGRLVRAGAAAVKLEGGRKRLPVVSALVDAEIPVMGHLGLTPQSVNATGGYRVQGKDTGAAAALVVDARALAAAGVFAIVLEGVPAPVARLVTEAVEVPTIGIGAGRWCDGQVLVFHDVVGLEDRVLPRFVRRYASLKAEGVAAVSAFAADVRAGRFPADAESYQLGEAAAAALGLGGGASKTA